In Sphingobacteriaceae bacterium, the following proteins share a genomic window:
- a CDS encoding elongation factor Ts, producing the protein MAITAAEVNKLRQQTGAGMMDCKKALEEANGDFEAAVDFLRKKGAKVAANRADRDAKEGVVLAKTSSDNKTAVVISINCETDFVAQNADFIQFAETVAGVALAKQPATIDELKALPYNNEITIAEKFLDQIGKIGEKIDIGYYSIVTAPLVVGYIHPGNRLAVAVGFNKEVTTEVAKNIAMQAAAMAPVAIDKDDVDKTTIERELDIARETTRAEGKPEDMVEKIAQGKLNKFYKDSTLLNQEFFIDNKMTVRQFLQGVEKDLTVSALKRYSLS; encoded by the coding sequence ATGGCAATTACAGCAGCAGAAGTAAACAAATTACGCCAGCAAACAGGTGCGGGCATGATGGATTGTAAAAAAGCTTTAGAAGAAGCTAACGGTGATTTTGAAGCCGCAGTAGATTTTCTTCGTAAAAAAGGCGCAAAAGTAGCAGCTAACCGTGCTGACCGCGACGCAAAAGAAGGTGTAGTTTTAGCTAAAACTTCTTCAGATAATAAAACAGCTGTAGTAATCAGCATTAACTGTGAAACTGACTTCGTAGCGCAAAACGCTGACTTTATTCAGTTTGCTGAAACTGTTGCAGGTGTGGCTTTAGCTAAACAACCAGCAACTATCGACGAGTTAAAAGCTCTTCCTTATAATAACGAAATCACCATTGCTGAAAAATTTCTTGATCAGATTGGTAAAATCGGTGAGAAAATTGACATTGGCTATTACAGCATTGTTACTGCTCCATTAGTAGTAGGATATATTCACCCGGGTAACCGTTTAGCAGTTGCTGTAGGCTTCAACAAAGAAGTTACTACTGAAGTTGCTAAAAATATCGCAATGCAGGCTGCAGCTATGGCTCCGGTTGCTATCGATAAAGACGATGTAGATAAAACTACTATCGAACGTGAATTAGACATTGCCCGCGAAACTACCCGTGCTGAAGGTAAACCTGAAGATATGGTTGAGAAAATTGCACAAGGTAAATTAAATAAATTCTATAAAGATTCTACATTATTAAACCAGGAGTTCTTTATTGATAATAAAATGACTGTACGCCAGTTCTTACAAGGTGTTGAGAAAGACCTAACGGTTTCCGCCCTTAAGCGTTATTCATTATCTTAA
- a CDS encoding UMP kinase, translated as MKYKRVLLKLSGEALMGNKGFGIDQERLMEYAQEIKGVYNAGCQVAIVIGGGNIFRGIQAEKGGMDRVHGDYMGMLATVINSMAIQSALEGLGVHTRLQSAIKMEQICEPYIRRKAVRHLEKGRVVIFGAGTGNPYFTTDTAATLRAIEIEANVILKGTRVDGIYTADPEKDKTATKYETISFDEVYSKGLEVMDMTAFTLCKENNLPIIVFDMNKKGNLKNLIEGEKIGTLVEM; from the coding sequence ATGAAATACAAACGCGTACTTTTAAAATTAAGCGGAGAAGCTTTGATGGGAAATAAAGGTTTCGGGATCGACCAGGAACGTTTAATGGAATATGCCCAGGAGATTAAAGGGGTATACAACGCCGGATGCCAGGTAGCCATCGTTATTGGCGGTGGAAATATCTTCCGCGGCATACAAGCAGAAAAAGGAGGAATGGATCGCGTTCACGGCGATTATATGGGCATGCTAGCTACTGTGATAAATAGTATGGCTATACAAAGTGCTTTAGAAGGATTAGGTGTTCACACGCGTCTTCAAAGTGCTATTAAAATGGAACAAATTTGCGAGCCATACATTCGCCGTAAAGCGGTACGTCACCTTGAAAAAGGCCGCGTGGTTATTTTCGGCGCAGGTACTGGAAATCCCTATTTTACAACAGATACTGCAGCAACTTTACGTGCTATCGAAATTGAGGCAAATGTTATTTTAAAGGGAACACGTGTGGATGGTATCTACACTGCCGATCCTGAAAAAGACAAAACCGCTACCAAATATGAGACTATTTCTTTTGATGAGGTTTACAGCAAAGGTCTTGAAGTAATGGACATGACTGCATTCACTTTATGTAAGGAAAATAATTTGCCTATCATTGTTTTCGACATGAACAAAAAAGGAAATCTTAAAAATTTAATTGAAGGAGAAAAGATTGGTACTTTAGTAGAAATGTAA
- the dnaG gene encoding DNA primase yields the protein MIPRATVDKILDAALVEEVVGEFVTLKKRGTNLLGLCPFHGEKSPSFTVSAVKGIYKCFGCGKAGNSVNFIMDHLQLSYPEALKWLAKKYGIEVIEKELTPEEREHQTERESMLIVMQYAQRYFTETMMNTDEGKSIGLGYFKERELRDDIIEKFQLGYSLEDRNAFTVAAVKNSYAPKYLAKTGMSIVSNRYVEGKELTQSDLFDRYAGRVMFPIQDDGGRVVAFGGRTLSTDKKTAKYINSPETEIYNKSKILYGLWLGKKAIQNADACYLVEGYMDVIAMHQAGIENVVASSGTSLTIDQIKSIHRFTRNIIVLYDGDEAGQKASNRAIPLLLEEGMNVRLLQFPNNDDPDSYSRKVTIQEFQDYIKNSTDDFLYFKAKKLKTETANDPIKRAGVIKDIVENIAVIPDNIIRSIYIKECSGIMEIDEAILQQEVNKIRRKGNKQTSQEPPQQQRQTQQRPTQQGAQTAPTDEGAFDPASLDDLSFLEAPLEEEQLTGFDAEEEKLLTLLIKYGNMLITTQAEDEVNVEHELEITLGEFIIFELWRDEIVYENPLYKMVLDEYIEQLKQHNLPNIEHFLRSPDPIISSFIINHVIDKYEVSPKWKNFGVIVPKEIDNAKRDAQRSLFSFKSRKLSHFIHEKQKELKTVSYEESIPVLEEIRHLDSLKGRVNRLLGREVIK from the coding sequence ATGATCCCCAGAGCTACCGTTGATAAGATTTTGGATGCCGCTCTTGTAGAAGAGGTGGTAGGGGAATTTGTGACCTTAAAGAAACGCGGAACAAACCTTTTAGGACTCTGTCCTTTTCATGGAGAAAAGTCTCCTTCGTTTACAGTTTCTGCCGTTAAAGGAATTTACAAATGTTTTGGTTGTGGTAAAGCCGGAAATTCTGTCAACTTTATCATGGATCATTTGCAGCTGAGTTATCCCGAAGCTTTAAAATGGTTGGCTAAAAAATACGGCATTGAGGTTATAGAAAAAGAACTCACTCCTGAAGAGCGCGAGCATCAAACGGAACGGGAAAGTATGCTCATTGTGATGCAATATGCGCAACGGTATTTTACCGAAACGATGATGAACACCGATGAGGGAAAATCTATTGGTCTCGGGTATTTTAAAGAACGTGAGTTGCGCGATGACATCATTGAAAAATTTCAATTGGGTTATAGCTTAGAAGATCGCAATGCCTTTACAGTGGCCGCTGTAAAAAATAGTTACGCGCCTAAGTATCTCGCCAAAACTGGGATGAGCATTGTCAGCAACCGTTACGTAGAAGGCAAAGAATTAACGCAGAGCGATTTATTTGACCGCTATGCAGGGCGTGTGATGTTTCCCATTCAGGATGATGGCGGACGGGTAGTGGCCTTTGGGGGAAGAACTTTAAGCACTGATAAAAAAACAGCGAAGTATATTAATAGTCCGGAGACGGAAATTTATAATAAGAGTAAAATTCTTTACGGTCTTTGGCTTGGAAAAAAAGCTATTCAAAATGCAGACGCTTGTTATTTGGTAGAAGGTTACATGGACGTAATTGCCATGCACCAGGCCGGTATTGAAAACGTAGTAGCTTCAAGCGGAACATCTTTAACGATAGACCAGATAAAATCCATTCACCGCTTCACACGAAATATCATTGTGTTGTACGATGGCGATGAAGCAGGGCAGAAGGCCAGTAATCGCGCCATTCCGCTGCTTTTAGAAGAAGGGATGAATGTGAGACTCCTTCAGTTTCCCAATAACGATGATCCGGATTCATACAGCAGGAAGGTTACCATACAAGAGTTCCAGGATTATATAAAAAATAGTACCGACGACTTTTTATATTTCAAAGCAAAAAAATTAAAGACAGAAACTGCCAATGATCCTATTAAACGCGCCGGCGTTATTAAAGACATTGTAGAAAACATCGCTGTTATTCCAGATAATATTATCCGGAGCATTTATATAAAAGAATGTTCGGGTATAATGGAAATTGACGAAGCCATTCTTCAGCAAGAGGTTAACAAGATTAGAAGAAAAGGAAATAAACAAACCTCGCAAGAACCTCCGCAACAGCAGCGTCAAACCCAACAAAGACCTACGCAGCAAGGTGCGCAAACTGCACCAACCGACGAAGGAGCATTTGATCCGGCAAGTCTCGACGATTTAAGTTTCTTAGAAGCACCTTTAGAAGAAGAGCAATTAACAGGCTTCGATGCGGAAGAAGAAAAACTTTTAACGCTCCTCATTAAATACGGTAACATGCTCATCACCACACAGGCAGAAGATGAGGTAAACGTAGAGCACGAATTAGAAATCACTTTAGGCGAGTTTATTATTTTTGAATTGTGGCGCGATGAAATTGTCTATGAAAATCCTTTGTACAAAATGGTTTTAGACGAGTATATCGAACAATTAAAACAACATAATTTACCAAACATAGAACACTTCCTAAGATCGCCAGATCCTATCATCAGCAGTTTTATTATAAATCATGTGATTGATAAATATGAGGTAAGTCCGAAGTGGAAAAACTTTGGCGTAATTGTTCCCAAAGAAATTGACAATGCGAAACGTGACGCACAACGCTCTCTATTTAGTTTCAAAAGCAGGAAGCTTAGTCACTTCATTCATGAAAAGCAGAAAGAATTAAAAACAGTGAGTTATGAAGAGTCTATTCCTGTTCTGGAAGAGATCAGGCATCTGGATAGTCTCAAAGGCAGAGTCAACAGGCTTTTAGGACGAGAGGTGATAAAATAA
- a CDS encoding heavy metal transporter, whose amino-acid sequence MNMKNLNLTKIAMLLLVFLSMGAFAQKNKNIKTAAIKTTIYCDHCKICESCGGRILKELYNEDGIKTTNVDAKANTITVTYDERKITLEQVRIKISRLGFDADAVKADPSAVAKLDDCCKKPS is encoded by the coding sequence ATGAACATGAAAAATTTAAACCTGACTAAGATTGCTATGCTGCTTCTGGTATTCCTATCGATGGGTGCCTTTGCACAAAAAAATAAAAACATTAAAACGGCTGCCATCAAAACAACCATCTATTGCGATCACTGTAAAATTTGCGAAAGCTGCGGCGGTAGAATTTTAAAAGAATTATATAACGAAGATGGAATTAAGACTACTAATGTAGACGCAAAAGCAAATACAATAACAGTAACTTACGACGAACGTAAAATTACCTTAGAACAAGTGCGCATTAAAATTTCCAGGCTTGGCTTTGATGCTGATGCTGTTAAAGCTGATCCTTCAGCGGTGGCCAAATTGGATGACTGTTGTAAAAAGCCATCTTAG
- the cadA gene encoding cadmium-translocating P-type ATPase — MINENPNHKHTYNAQGKMTCCSLEEKIDSKSGKPHLYAKHYHEHSEEEGHDHNHNHEEPATWGSYIPALVSFVLLMSGLIFDYFIKPSFFQHYFRLGWYVVAYVPVGLPVMKDAGKSIAGGEFFSEFFLMSIATLGAFFINEYAEGVGVMLFYAIGELFQTAAVNRAKRSIKALLDIRPDTVNISRNGSIQTVAPDTIQIGDIIQVKPGEKVALDGELISNSASFNTAALTGESKPDTKNKGDIVLAGMINLNSISDIKVTTLFKDSKLSKILQMVQDATARKSPTQLFITKFAKIYTPVVVFLAIVICLLPYFFVADYVFSNWLYKALVFLVISCPCALVISIPLGYFGGIGLASRKGILFKGSNYLDVMTKIDTVVMDKTGTLTKGVFKVQKIVPVDMDEKEFIRLTAAIESKSTHPIAQAVVLYAGNTTGNTTIENVEEIAGHGLKGKIDGKEVLAGNLKLLKKFNIAYDSAIESSVDTIVVVAVNSKYAGYITIADELKEDAEQAIRDLHKLNIKTVMLSGDKQSVVDKVAKALGMDNAYGDLLPEHKVEKVQALKNEKRIIAFVGDGVNDAPVVALADAGIAMGGLGSDATIETADIVIQNDEPSKIVTAIKIGKITRRIVWQNIGLAMAVKVIVLALGAGGVATLWEAVFADVGVALLAILNAVRIQKIKLN; from the coding sequence ATGATAAATGAAAATCCAAATCACAAGCATACCTACAACGCACAAGGCAAAATGACCTGTTGCTCACTGGAGGAAAAAATAGATTCAAAATCCGGGAAGCCTCATCTTTATGCAAAACACTATCATGAACATTCGGAAGAAGAAGGGCATGACCATAATCACAATCACGAAGAACCTGCAACCTGGGGCTCCTACATTCCTGCGCTGGTAAGTTTTGTGCTTTTAATGAGCGGCCTCATTTTTGATTATTTTATAAAACCCTCTTTTTTTCAGCACTATTTCAGATTAGGCTGGTACGTAGTAGCTTATGTGCCCGTAGGTCTGCCAGTGATGAAGGACGCAGGTAAATCAATTGCGGGTGGTGAGTTCTTTTCTGAGTTTTTTTTAATGTCTATTGCAACGCTTGGTGCATTCTTTATTAACGAGTACGCAGAAGGAGTAGGGGTGATGTTGTTTTACGCTATTGGCGAACTGTTTCAGACAGCAGCTGTTAATCGTGCAAAAAGGAGCATCAAAGCTTTATTGGACATTCGTCCTGATACCGTAAACATAAGCAGGAACGGAAGTATACAAACGGTTGCTCCTGACACTATACAGATTGGAGACATTATCCAGGTGAAGCCCGGCGAAAAAGTCGCTCTCGACGGAGAACTGATTTCCAATTCTGCATCCTTTAATACAGCAGCACTTACAGGCGAAAGTAAACCCGATACTAAGAATAAAGGCGATATCGTACTGGCAGGAATGATTAACCTGAACTCTATTTCCGATATTAAAGTTACAACGCTTTTCAAAGACAGTAAGCTCTCTAAAATATTGCAAATGGTGCAGGATGCCACAGCGCGTAAATCACCCACACAATTATTCATTACAAAGTTCGCGAAGATCTACACTCCCGTTGTAGTTTTTTTAGCAATCGTAATTTGTTTGTTGCCTTATTTTTTTGTTGCAGACTATGTGTTTAGCAACTGGCTCTACAAAGCCCTTGTATTCCTTGTGATCTCCTGTCCCTGTGCTTTAGTTATTTCTATTCCTCTGGGATATTTTGGAGGCATAGGCCTGGCATCCCGGAAAGGTATTTTGTTTAAAGGTTCAAATTATTTGGATGTGATGACCAAGATAGATACCGTAGTGATGGATAAAACCGGCACTTTAACCAAAGGTGTTTTTAAGGTTCAGAAAATTGTGCCGGTAGACATGGATGAAAAAGAATTTATAAGATTGACAGCCGCTATCGAAAGTAAATCGACTCACCCCATTGCACAGGCAGTTGTTTTGTATGCGGGCAATACTACCGGAAATACAACGATTGAAAACGTTGAAGAAATTGCCGGACATGGACTTAAAGGAAAAATCGATGGAAAAGAAGTGCTGGCAGGCAATCTGAAACTTCTTAAAAAGTTTAACATTGCTTACGACAGTGCGATTGAAAGCAGTGTGGATACCATTGTTGTTGTGGCCGTAAACTCTAAGTATGCGGGCTATATCACTATTGCCGATGAGTTAAAAGAGGATGCAGAACAGGCCATAAGAGACCTGCACAAGCTTAATATTAAAACAGTAATGTTGTCAGGAGACAAACAAAGTGTTGTAGATAAGGTTGCTAAAGCGCTGGGCATGGATAACGCTTACGGTGATTTATTACCCGAACACAAAGTTGAAAAAGTACAAGCCTTAAAAAATGAAAAAAGGATTATAGCTTTTGTTGGAGACGGGGTAAACGATGCGCCGGTAGTAGCCCTTGCAGATGCCGGAATTGCCATGGGCGGCTTAGGCAGTGATGCTACCATTGAAACTGCAGATATTGTTATTCAAAACGACGAGCCCTCTAAAATAGTAACGGCGATTAAGATCGGTAAAATAACGCGCAGAATTGTGTGGCAGAATATTGGCCTGGCAATGGCTGTAAAAGTTATCGTTTTAGCTCTAGGCGCGGGTGGTGTGGCTACTCTTTGGGAAGCGGTTTTTGCCGATGTTGGAGTGGCTCTGCTGGCAATATTAAACGCTGTGAGAATTCAAAAAATAAAACTAAATTAA
- a CDS encoding efflux transporter periplasmic adaptor subunit: MNKSIINKIFLLSAIVLLTHSCGDKALQVKEETHHEETNTAVELTDEQFKIVGVTLGKIEMRALSGAIKVNGMLDVPPQNLVSISAPMGGFLKSTELLQGLKVNKGDVIAVMQNTDFIQLQQDYADQKSQLEFLETEYKRQEELSKENVNSQKTLLQSKTQYKSMLAKVGGLKAKLSLLGIDIAKIENGNFQNTITLYAPISGYVTQVNVNVGMFVNPTDVMFKIVDTEHLHAELTVFEKDVPKLKIGQKVRFTLANETQERTATVYLIGREIREDRTVRIHCHLDKEDAQLLPGMYLKAYVEAGTQNVTALPDQAIVNFEGKDYIFISTPSSEKGTQHFKLVQVARGVNELGYTEIQLPKEVSAQSTLVIEGAYDILSKMKNSEDEGHAH; this comes from the coding sequence ATGAATAAATCCATCATAAATAAAATCTTCCTGCTTTCGGCCATTGTATTATTAACGCATTCTTGCGGTGATAAAGCTCTTCAAGTGAAAGAAGAAACGCATCACGAGGAAACTAACACCGCGGTTGAACTTACAGATGAACAATTTAAAATTGTTGGAGTTACGCTCGGAAAAATAGAGATGCGAGCTTTGAGCGGCGCTATTAAGGTAAATGGCATGTTAGACGTACCACCACAAAATTTAGTCAGCATTTCTGCACCCATGGGGGGCTTTTTAAAAAGTACAGAGTTATTGCAAGGTTTGAAAGTGAACAAAGGAGATGTAATAGCTGTGATGCAGAATACCGACTTTATTCAACTTCAGCAAGACTATGCCGATCAGAAAAGTCAACTCGAGTTCCTGGAAACAGAATATAAACGCCAGGAAGAACTCTCTAAAGAAAACGTTAACTCGCAAAAGACACTTCTTCAATCAAAAACACAGTATAAAAGTATGCTTGCAAAAGTTGGTGGACTCAAAGCAAAACTTTCTTTACTGGGCATTGACATCGCTAAAATTGAGAACGGCAATTTTCAAAACACTATTACCTTGTATGCACCTATTAGTGGGTATGTGACTCAGGTGAATGTAAACGTGGGAATGTTTGTGAATCCTACCGATGTTATGTTTAAAATTGTAGATACAGAACACCTTCACGCAGAACTCACCGTCTTTGAAAAAGATGTGCCTAAACTAAAGATCGGGCAGAAGGTACGCTTTACACTTGCTAACGAAACACAAGAACGCACTGCCACCGTTTATTTGATTGGAAGAGAGATAAGAGAAGATCGCACTGTACGCATTCATTGTCATTTAGATAAAGAAGACGCTCAACTCCTGCCCGGCATGTATTTGAAAGCTTATGTAGAAGCAGGTACGCAAAATGTTACAGCACTTCCAGATCAGGCCATTGTAAATTTTGAAGGCAAGGATTATATTTTCATAAGTACTCCTTCTAGTGAAAAAGGAACACAGCATTTTAAATTGGTCCAGGTTGCCCGGGGAGTAAACGAATTGGGTTACACGGAGATTCAACTTCCTAAAGAGGTAAGCGCCCAAAGTACCCTGGTAATAGAAGGAGCCTACGATATTTTATCTAAAATGAAAAACAGCGAAGATGAAGGACATGCTCATTAA